The Tripterygium wilfordii isolate XIE 37 chromosome 23, ASM1340144v1, whole genome shotgun sequence genomic sequence AGCGTTGAAGGCAACATATATTTCTCCCTTCACTGAGTCGGTCTGGAAGCAAgcccaacaccaaaaaaaaatcaatcaaactgCTGAAAATGCCAATGCTGTGTTGGTACTGAATGTCGAGCAATAAGATTATAAACATAACAAAAGGTTGAGATCACATCATCTAAAACGAAAATgagagatcatcatcatcatcaaagccttatcccaaaaaaaatgaGAGATACTTCAGCAAATTACTAAATCTTAGCAAGTGGGTCCCCAGGAAAGTACACATATATTTAGGTGCCTCACAAAGATCTCTTTGCCAACCGAGAGCTTTTTAGTTTTAACAGAACATGCACTGATGAATTTCATTACAGCTGTTGTCTTTTTTGCCTTCCCTTACCTCTCTGGCTCTCTCTCTCCAACTTAAGTCAGACTTGCATACTTAATAGACACACGCACGCACACAGAGAAGGAGAGGGAGGCAGGTCATCCAGTTGAAGTGCTTTCTTAGGTCAAAAACCCAAGAGTCAACTCGGCTCGCAGCTCATCGACAtaaccagttatgtttcaacagGAAATGCATACACAAAACCGATACCACTAACAATAATGCACCAAGTATGTAATGAGTGCTTGATGAGAGTGCTCAATTGACATTACAGCTCTATTAAAGTAGATAAATGTTCACATATGTCCTACTATGGGTTCTTATCCCTGTTTCAACAGAAACTCCAAACAATTGTATGCATTCTCAACAAGTTATTTTTTGAACAACAAGGAAAGGAAACAACAACCAATGCACAAGGCAACCACAATGGTGGTGCGGTTCGGGAAAGGTAGGTTTAGGTTAACCCCTTGCAAAGACTGTCTTCGAGGTTTGTATTTATGATGCATAGATTGTAAGTTTACAAATGCGCCAAAATTCTCGTTTTTATCTTTCTAGGTGATATGTCTTATAGAAATGAGCTTGTTTGGTTAGCTGCAAGTATCCTGCAGAAGATGGAATGTGAAAGCATACCAAAGTAAAGGCTACAAAGCGGCTGGTGTCAGACCAGTCAGGAACCAGAGGAATGTGACCATGCCACTGTAGCCTCTCAGATGTTGGAAAGTCATTTAAGCCAAGTGACTCACATTCCCTGTGACACCATAGGTGCAATCAAATGAAGGAAGTGGAAAGATCAATGAGAAGGCTAATAGTGCGAGTATGGTCACCAAAGGGATAGGTAGTTTACCGTCGGAAATTGGACATTAGGCTACAGAATCTGAAGAAGTCCACTGAACTCTCATCTTTTTTATCCCAGCGGAAATAGTTAATCTGCAAGAAGTTTGCAATCAGTCAGCAGGCCAACTATTCGGTATATGGGTTCAACTGTAGTGCAATAAATCTCTGGGCATGGAAGATCACATAATTGTCATGGCAATATGTATTGTTGTTCCCTCCTTTTGTGTGACCGTATTCATCACCCATGTGTATCATTGGGACACCCTGGAGAAAGATTCAAAGTCAGCAATCAGACCACATTGCAATTTCAGCACTATCTACACACAGGGCTGAGGTCAATGGCCCTGGCCCATTTATATGCACCAATTGGAAAACTTCACCATCTTAATATGAAAAACTGCAGGGCAGAAGTTCGATAATGAATACTTACTTGGGAAACCATAAGACAAAGAAAGAAATTCTGTAATTGTCTTTTCCGCAATTTCTTAACAGATATGCTGGCAAACTCTCCCTCCTAAGTAAttaatcaaatgaaaaatactCAAGACTTGCATCTACAAGTGATAATAAAGGAAATGAATGTCGAAACTCCACAATAGATGTCATAATTCAAATCATGCAGGAAATTACAATTTTATGAGATGTTTCAGAATTAGAAACTATTCCCATCTGCATATTTATGCTTAATAAGTACAATTTACGGTGCAAGCCTCTTTTAGTGAGCAAAATTCTAAGACCTTGATGCCTCTAAAAAAGTTGCAATCTCGGTGAAAAGTATTCAATAAAAGGAAACTAATATCATCAGTGCTAAGCAAATAGTATTGAATATGTTGACTCTCAATCGGTAAAGCTTGAATAAGAAGCACCGCACCACTGTAAAGatgaaatttcaagcaaaacctCCACTTTCCAACATATTATAGAAAGTCCAAACAAGTGTGTGTCAAGCTCAATGAGTAAAACACAGCAGAAAAATTAATGGGGATAATATATTTTCTACATGTCATTCATCTACAGGGACCTTGCTAGTCTTATTGGCATTGTCAAATTTTAATTGGTGTACCAGAAGGACACTTCATGCGAACACAATGAATACAAGCCGCATGCAAAATTACATTTCGAAGCTCGTACCAAATTTTAAGACTtcatatattaaagaaatacaATAAATTCATCACTGTTGGGTGGGGCCACACCCAGAAACAACTAATCACCTAAGACATGTTTTTTCCTTAAGCTCCATTTGTGGCAGACATCAAGGAAATGTATTATCATATAGCCAACTTTCAACACACTAGGGAATTTTCATCAGTGGAGCAAACCCAGAAAACAACTAATCACGTAAGTCatgtttttttccttaaaatttcATTTGGAGCACACATTAAGAACATGTACAGCATATAGCCAACTTTTTCAACACATTCGGGAATTGTCAAGGAAATTGTGCTTCCACCTTGCATGCATTATCAATTTCAGACATTTGACATGCAGGTTAAAAACCACATCAATTTCAATGAGACAATTCATCAACATAAGGCTAGAAACAAGAATCGAAGTACAGTTTTTAGTTCATAGTACCTCTCCACAGTTCCAACTATTATTATGACTCTCTCCATCAttgttgtcttctccatttgccaagttgtgtttgttgttataggtcaccaaatcTCCCAAACTAAAACCATCATGTGCGCATACAAAGTTGATGCTGTTCCATGGCTTCCGTCCTCCTTCCTGATATGACGATGCAGTGAGGTAAACGAAAGAAAACTCATATCCAAGAATGTCTAGAACAAACTAATTTATGGCATGCTACCAATTACAGGAAAATATAAAAACCGAATATTTCATAGCTAAAGAACATAGCCACAACAACGTGCATGGATTTACaacaacaaaagagaaaaataaataccTTTAAATACAAGCTTTGATGCTGATAAGcattaaaaagacaaaaatatttaCCCGATATAAACTAGGGCTGCCACATAAGCATTCAGCAAATGCCCCAGAAAAACCATCTGTGCCCTTGATAAACTGCCGCGCTATATCACGGTACTGAAATTGACAGACATTCAAATCAATACATACCAAGAAGTCAACAACTTACATAAAAGGTGACATGCATATTATGCGGAAGTTTGATATTTCTATGAGACCGTATCATTCACAATTATGTGGTCCATCAGGACATGAGAAGGTCCagaagaagaagtgaagaaacaAAGAGTGAGGTTATAATTAACTACTTGAAAAGCTAAATAACcatatatgaaaaagaaaaggcccCCTCCAAGCTATAAATACGAGTCACACATTAAAGTGCAATTCCACCAAACACATCATCCAAGAGGAAGAGGGAATGCCATTAAGTGGTAAGAATTTTCGGGGGATTACAGCGATTGCTATCACTGCAAGATTATGAGTCTCTTTGGTCCATCAAACACCAAATAATGCTAGACAATTTCGAGTAGCATTTTGGGAACATTTTAGTAGCATTCTGAAATGGTCCCGAAATGAACAATTTTGATTGAATTGACGAAAATACCCTCATTTTCACgttaaataaatgaataaatcattAATTTGACAGGCataataaatcattaaataaattaatttgacggctgtaaaaaaataaataaatcattaaataataaatattttattttattttattttaaatatgtaatatattttGTAATGTAAATATGTAAGAATTTAGACTGTGCAAGAATTACTTGAATTATGGAACAATTAGATATTTAATTGTTTATGTTTAAggtaaaatgcataatacccctataCGTAATTTGCCATAGCATTTTAAATCGCATATATGCTACCAacataaattgaaacaaatagtCTTAGCATTATGCCACCATTAAACcagtatatatgttactttcaAAATTGTCCACAAGAATAACTCAGGGTGCCACAGACGACCACTACTAATGCACGAGGATTTTATAGATCACAGCAAAACTGGCAGTAGCAAGAagctaaaaaaaggaaaagataaacTCGTTCACATCTAAATAGGTTGAGGAAAATTTTCTAGGTTTTGGTTATTATCCCCAAGCAAATGAGAGTCGGACATTTTTGCCaatttgtatgtcttttttctttcttttaagcTGCGTTTGGGAAGCAGACAAATGTGGAATGTAAGGTACTGGCACTGCAGGCATAAATACATGCACATGAACAGGTGCAAGAGGCCGTGCGTATTTGTCAAAGCTATGAATCATATTTGTAGATCaacaaaaacaatttcaaatctGCTCACAAGTTCAGGATTATAGCCAAGGAAAAATGTAACACAAGGTTTCAGTTATTTAGGCTGTCTATATTTCCAGGGTTCATATCTTCTAGGTACAATGGTTCTGCAGGAATGATTGAAATGATAGCTACAAAGTTGCACACAGACCTTTCCATTCCATTCCGACCAAATACCCCAGTGGGGAAACATGCCGACTTGATATAACCCACCAGTGTCCCATGCTTCAGCAATAAGCTATTAGAAAGACAGGAAAAGGTCTTTTGTGAATTTTTAAGCAGATTACTACTTAAAATAACTAGTAAAAACAAGGTATAGTAACTTATTTCAGCGTCCTGAAGTAATGACAAGTGAAATACATGTTACTCCTAATAGTTGCATCATCACCATCAGCTAGACTAATTCCAAATATGTGGGCTTGATCAAAACAGAAGAACCCGACAACATATTAGAGACTAAAGCTTCAATGATGATTATGAGGCTATATTCTTAATAGCATACATTTTGGGAATAAGTCTATAAGACAATGTGAATGAGTCTCTATAAACAATTTTATAAAGGATCAAAACAATGACAGACAGCATACATACCATTATACAAACACGAGTACAAGGTTATCAACTCATTGTAACAATACATGTAAGTATTACATATTGACCCATGAGTTCGCTAAATTGATATAGAACATTTACTACCCATGTAAAGTCTAAAATCGAAATGTTTCAATTGAGTGTGCCAAGTCAACGAAACTTACTTAAATAAGCTCCATGCGTGTGCTGGTGAACATTGAGACAGCATGGAAATTCAAAAATTAGCAAAAATAGattattttttctctttgtaATGGAGTGTGCAAGTCTTACATAATGACCCATGAGTTCGCTAAACTAACTTAGTACATTTGACTATTTTTTGTTACTCCAAAAATCCATTAGTTGCTAATAGTTTGAATGTCCATGCGGTCACAAGGTTCAACACATCTGTAGCTTGTTTAAGAATGAACGGATCCTAAAGATATACCTTCACTCCACTGAGTATCGGATCATTACTAATCATATCAATCAATGGAGGGCTGCTGAGAGGAGTGCCAGTTGTCAACAAATCACCTTCTACTGGATTTCCAAATACATTGGCTGCATCCCAAAGACTTTGAGAAAAAAGAATGGCAAGTAAAACGCAAAAATTATTTTCAGTAACTTTATGACAATTGAACTTAACAAGGAAAGATAAAACCACAAGATCTTTAGCAGAAAACCTGCTACTCCTAGTCATAATAGAAGCAAGGTCAAAGCGAAAGCCATCCACATGCATTTCCGTCACCCAATATCTGTTCCacgagaaaaaaataaaaggcctTCACAACCCATACAATAATAGAAACAAAAGATCGCAAGGAAGAAATAAAAGTAAGGTTAGAACCCCTGTCTGTAGAAGATAAAGGGATTGAGACTTCTCCAATCAGATCTCTCCCAATTCTACTCCAATACAAATCAAGTGgtaattaaaaactaaaaagccaTGTCAGCAGTATTGAAGTTAGAGAAAcagaggaaaaataaaataaaattgacatGGCTATAGCCTAACTGCCAGTACTGAAACACGAGAGAATTGGGTGAGAGATGAATTTATCTTGATCCCTAGATAGAGATGAAAATCCTTGCAATTTCCTTGCCCTTGAGATGCCTTAATTTTTAGGAAGTCATCACCATAAAGTTATTTTCACCAAAGAAGAGCCACGTTATACAGTTAAGTGCAGAGAATGAGATTCAGAGAAATCTCCGCTGCTGATTCTAGCAGCACAAATGCTAAATTTGTTGTGTGCAAACCTATTATATAAACACTATTTgagcaataaaaaaataaaactactgAGTTAAAATCCGAAAAAATCTCAAAGACATAAAACACTATATTAAGTGTCAATAAATCCCTAACGCACAGTGTTGCTCATTTGAAAATATTCCTAATGTGCTTAAACAAGCCACTGATTTTTAATATCATTACAAATCTATCATCTAAAATATTCAAGTACATGCTGTGGGAAAAAGGTAACAACTATTTTACTAAAAAGATTTAATGAATCAAATAGATTTACAGTTCTTTTATTTAACTAAAACATAAATAATTGCAAAGAAGATCCAGAATGTCAATAATGGCAAATCTACCTTAAGCTGTCCAAAACAAATTGACGCACTAtaggatggttgcaattgaacGTGTTCCCACAGCCTGAATAATTATAAAATTCTCCCTGCGAAATAATTAAACAGAATTTAGTTTTAAGGGagtaagcatatatatattggggtattgagattgagagagaaaaaagaagattaaaGCAGACAAATCCAGAGAGTTTGAACACTAAATATCCGGAATGAACCGCTTAAAATGACATAACTGGGATCTGGATCCCACAACATGTagaaattttttgtttatttgcaaACAGTAATAGTCAAACACAATATGGCTAGAATTACATAGTGGAATGAACTGGAATGGCAGGATGCAAAATCTTATTAATCATAGATCAACTCTAAtatccaattgagttttccaacATGAAGAACAGTAAAGGACTAGTCTTGTGGGTCAAGTGACAGTAACCATTATTTCTGTAGATGGGATTAAGTATGAAAATTACCAATGATTTTATTCTAATTGATAAGATGCAAACATCACAAGCAAAACACAACCTTTTGAAGAAAGTAAAAATGTTCTAAGGTAGGATATTATTTA encodes the following:
- the LOC119993317 gene encoding isoamylase 1, chloroplastic isoform X4; the protein is MLYGYKFDGKFCPEEGHFYDSSRIVLDPYAKAVISRGEFGVLGPDGNCWAPMACMIPNSEEFDWEGDLPLKYQQSDLIIYEIHVRGFTRHESSKTEFPGTYLGVVEKLDHLKELGVNCIELMPCHEFNELEYFSYNSVSGDYKLNYWGYSTVNFFAPMIRYSSAGARNCGHDVINEFKLLVREAHKRGIEVIMDVVFNHTAEGNEKGPILSFRGVDNSVYYMLAPKGEFYNYSGCGNTFNCNHPIVRQFVLDSLRYWVTEMHVDGFRFDLASIMTRSSSLWDAANVFGNPVEGDLLTTGTPLSSPPLIDMISNDPILSGVKLIAEAWDTGGLYQVGMFPHWGIWSEWNGKYRDIARQFIKGTDGFSGAFAECLCGSPSLYREGGRKPWNSINFVCAHDGFSLGDLVTYNNKHNLANGEDNNDGESHNNSWNCGEEGEFASISVKKLRKRQLQNFFLCLMVSQGVPMIHMGDEYGHTKGGNNNTYCHDNYINYFRWDKKDESSVDFFRFCSLMSNFRRECESLGLNDFPTSERLQWHGHIPLVPDWSDTSRFVAFTLTDSVKGEIYVAFNATHLPVTVTLPERPGYRWEPLVDTSKPSPFDFLTSNLPERETAVKQYSQFLDANLYPMLSYSSIILTLSLDIYA